AGGAGAGTATGAACCTATTATTTAAATAGAAAAACTCAAGCGATATAACAGAAAGAGAGAAATATAATGAATCAAATTGTGGCTGACATAGGTGCTCTTGAAACACGCATAGCTGTTTTGGAAAATGAAGTTGTTAAAGAACTTCATTTTGAAAGAAAAAGCTCTACAAGTATTGTTAATAACATATACTGTGGGACGATTATTAATATTGTGAAGGGTATCGGGACGATTTTTGTTGATATAGGTGTAGAGAAAAATGTATTTTTACATGAAACTGAGCTAAAAACACCAATAGCGAGACTTAATAAAGGAGATAAGCTACTTGTTCAGATAAAAAAAGATGCTCTCAGTGAAAAGGGTGCAAAAGCAACTACGTTTTTATCACTTCCTGGAAAGTATGTTATTTTTCTTCCAGAAGAAAAACAAATAGGCATCTCTAGTAGGATAACAAATCAAAAGGATAGAGAAAATCTGGAAGCAATGGGCAAAGAAATAATAGAAGGAACGAGTCATGGGGTTGTGATGAGGACGGAAGCACTCCATCAGAGCAGTAGCAGGATCAGACAGGAATACCAAAACCTTACTACTATTTGGACTTCTATTACTCTGGAAAATGCAAGTAAAGGAGACTTGTTATTTCAGGAAGAGGCCTTATTAGATAGATTGATACGCGATGTAATGAACAAAGATACCAAAGAATTTGTGATTAACGATTCTTTAGAAGCTAAAAGACTTCGTGATATATGTCAAAAGCGAAACCCTGATGATTGCATCAAAATTATTGAATGTGATCCAGATGAAAATCTTTTTGAACGATATCATATTGAAAGTCAATGGAAACAAGCAATGCAAAACAAAGTTTCTTTAGAGAGTGGGGGCAGTATTGTGATCAATACTACCGAAGCCCTCACAGTTATTGATGTTAATACGGGTAAGAATATTGGATCAAATAGATTTGAAGATACTGTGCTGCAAATCAACTTAGAAGCGGCGGTGGAAATCGCCAGGCAATTAAGGTTGCGTGATGTAGGTGGCATTATTGTTATTGACTTTATAGATATGAAAAAAAAACATTACCAGCATAAATTGTTATCATTGTTAAAGAATGAACTGAAAAAAGATCGTCAAAAAACAGTGGTAGCAGGAATAACAAAACTTGGACTGGTAGAGATGACAAGAAGAAAAACAAGAGAAAAAGTAGATCAAATGTTTATGGAAGCTTGTGATGCTTGTAGTGGCACGGGTTTTTATCCCTCAGTCTATCAGGATCTGTATATATTAGAAAAGAAATTGCGATTACTGGTAAAACATAAAGATATTGAACAGATAAAGGTTTGTATCCACCCTCAAACATGGCAAAAGATACAAAAAGAAGGGCTGGATTTAAAGGTGATAACAGATAAATATAACCATAAAGCTATGTTTATCCAAGATTCGTTGCTAACGACTAGAGGTTTTAAGGTTGAATTATATAAAAAAGAAAGATAGCGTAAAATGGGATTTTATTGACATATAGAATGTACAATGGTATAATTTATTTTCGTAGAAGCCGCTCAAATCGGGTTTAAACCTTTGGTGCCTTGATTTGGCGAGATTGGTAAGAGGAGGTGTCATTATGTACGCTATTATTGAAACGGGTGGAAAACAGTACCGAGTTGAAGAAGGAACTACTTTGGTAGTGGAGAAGTTAGAAGTAAAAGAAGGTGAAACAGTAAAACTGGATAAAGTGTTGGCGGTATCTAAAGACGGTGAACTTAAGACTGGTCAACCAATGCTTGAAGGTGCAACTGTTGATGCAACTGTTATTGAGAATGGTAAAGCTGATAAGGTAATTGTATTCAAATACAAGCCTAAGAAAGATTACAGACGAAAAAAAGGACATCGGCAACCATATACAAAACTAAAAGTTCAGAATATTAATCTGTAGGTTAATAAAAATGATTCAAATTTACATTTTTCGAAATCAGCAAAAAGATGTTGTTAAGTATATAGTCGATGGTCATGCCAATGCAGACGAATACGGTAAAGATATTGTCTGTGCAGGCATTTCGGTGTTAGCACAAACAATGATTCTTGGAATACATCGTATTTTAAATGCTGAACCTGAATGGAAAAGTGAAAGTGGAAACCTTATTTGTATTCTACCGGATAATATTTCTGCAGAAAGCAGAAAACAGATTAATACACTGCTGGAAACCATGGTTTTGGGATTTGATAATATTCGACAACAATATCCTGATCTTATTAAGATTTATACAAAGGAGGTGCGCTGATGTTATTCAATATGGATTTACAGCTATTCGCTAGTAAAAAAGGTGTTGGAAGCTCTAAGAATGGTCGTGATAGCCAGTCAAAAAGACTTGGTGTTAAACGAAGTGACGGACAAGAAGTTACAGCTGGAAGCATCATTATGCGTCAAAGAGGAACTAAAATTCACCCTGGACATAATGTAGGTCGTGGTGGAGATGATACTCTTTTTGCAATGATCGATGGTATTGTGAAATTTGAGCGTAAAGGCAAAAAGAAGAAGCAGGTTAGTATATATGCTTCTGAAAGTATACCAGTACAATAATAAACAGCTCACTAATGAAGCCGCCGTTAAGGCGGCTTTTTTACCATTCCATTCAAAATGGAATGATCTCGAAAGGTTGGAAAATAAAATATGTTTATAGATCAAGCGGAAATACAGTTAAAAGCAGGAGATGGCGGGAATGGCATTGTAGCCTTTCGACGTGAAACCTTTGTTCCGGATGGCGGTCCATCTGGTGGAGATGGTGGCAAAGGTGGAGATATTATTTTTGAAGCAGACAGTAATTTACGAACTTTAATGGACTTTCGATATAAAAAGAAATATGAAGCAGAACGTGGAGAAGATGGTAAAAACAAGAATCGATTTGGACGTCAGGGAAAAGATTTAATTATAAAGGTTCCCTGCGGAACAATGGTTATCAGTAAGGATAG
This genomic interval from Tindallia magadiensis contains the following:
- a CDS encoding Rne/Rng family ribonuclease, with product MNQIVADIGALETRIAVLENEVVKELHFERKSSTSIVNNIYCGTIINIVKGIGTIFVDIGVEKNVFLHETELKTPIARLNKGDKLLVQIKKDALSEKGAKATTFLSLPGKYVIFLPEEKQIGISSRITNQKDRENLEAMGKEIIEGTSHGVVMRTEALHQSSSRIRQEYQNLTTIWTSITLENASKGDLLFQEEALLDRLIRDVMNKDTKEFVINDSLEAKRLRDICQKRNPDDCIKIIECDPDENLFERYHIESQWKQAMQNKVSLESGGSIVINTTEALTVIDVNTGKNIGSNRFEDTVLQINLEAAVEIARQLRLRDVGGIIVIDFIDMKKKHYQHKLLSLLKNELKKDRQKTVVAGITKLGLVEMTRRKTREKVDQMFMEACDACSGTGFYPSVYQDLYILEKKLRLLVKHKDIEQIKVCIHPQTWQKIQKEGLDLKVITDKYNHKAMFIQDSLLTTRGFKVELYKKER
- the rplU gene encoding 50S ribosomal protein L21, giving the protein MYAIIETGGKQYRVEEGTTLVVEKLEVKEGETVKLDKVLAVSKDGELKTGQPMLEGATVDATVIENGKADKVIVFKYKPKKDYRRKKGHRQPYTKLKVQNINL
- the rpmA gene encoding 50S ribosomal protein L27, with the protein product MLFNMDLQLFASKKGVGSSKNGRDSQSKRLGVKRSDGQEVTAGSIIMRQRGTKIHPGHNVGRGGDDTLFAMIDGIVKFERKGKKKKQVSIYASESIPVQ
- a CDS encoding ribosomal-processing cysteine protease Prp; amino-acid sequence: MIQIYIFRNQQKDVVKYIVDGHANADEYGKDIVCAGISVLAQTMILGIHRILNAEPEWKSESGNLICILPDNISAESRKQINTLLETMVLGFDNIRQQYPDLIKIYTKEVR